One genomic region from Spirosoma sp. KCTC 42546 encodes:
- a CDS encoding serine hydrolase → MKRSLWGVLVCLTGSLNAQPVKTTTEKLDEYLTVAANLHRFNGTILVAQKGAVLLQKGYGWRNEGAKIPNDTSSIYQLGSVTKTFTAEAILQLQEEKKLAVKDKLSKYLPDYPNGDQITIEQLFAHTSGIYDYKSVLYGKDSLEFTRPVTKERVLSTFKDKPLKNKPGKQVNYTNSGYFLLGLIIEKVTQKPFETVIREQFINPLQLTRTGFDFINLKRPDKTTGYTYWKDSVLVAVRPLDSTAAYAAGGMYSSVGDLYRWAQAIRASQLLKPVSQALAFTPIKPGNWGQGWGINYFVNRKKLVFQNGNLPGFATFIILIPEDDVTLIMLANVDDTSDMTTLEPMVKDLLFITYGMPYQLPVSFKTVHVSETLLAQYVGKYQLDPKRILAITFEQKRLFLQVTGQERFEIFPSSETDFFLKVVNAQLTFQKDANGRVTQVVVHQNGDLVAKRL, encoded by the coding sequence ATGAAACGTTCATTGTGGGGTGTTCTTGTTTGCCTTACGGGCTCGCTCAACGCCCAACCTGTCAAAACAACAACTGAAAAACTTGACGAATACCTAACCGTAGCCGCCAATCTGCACCGATTCAATGGTACCATATTGGTAGCACAAAAGGGCGCAGTTCTTCTCCAAAAAGGATATGGCTGGCGAAATGAGGGTGCTAAAATCCCAAACGATACGAGCAGCATTTACCAGCTTGGTTCAGTTACCAAAACATTTACAGCCGAGGCTATTCTGCAATTGCAGGAAGAGAAAAAGCTGGCTGTCAAAGACAAGCTGAGCAAATATCTGCCCGATTACCCCAATGGCGATCAGATCACAATCGAGCAGTTATTTGCCCATACCTCAGGGATTTACGACTATAAAAGTGTTCTCTACGGCAAGGACAGTCTGGAATTTACCCGCCCCGTTACGAAAGAACGCGTGCTTTCTACATTCAAAGACAAGCCATTAAAGAACAAACCGGGGAAGCAGGTCAATTATACGAATTCCGGGTACTTTTTACTGGGTCTGATTATTGAAAAAGTAACGCAAAAACCGTTTGAGACCGTCATTCGGGAGCAGTTTATCAATCCGCTTCAACTTACGCGAACGGGCTTTGATTTTATCAACTTAAAAAGACCGGATAAAACAACGGGCTATACGTACTGGAAAGACTCTGTTTTAGTAGCCGTTCGACCACTGGATTCAACAGCGGCTTATGCTGCCGGAGGCATGTATAGTTCGGTGGGTGATTTGTACCGTTGGGCACAGGCGATACGGGCCAGTCAATTGTTAAAACCCGTTTCCCAAGCCTTGGCATTTACGCCCATTAAACCCGGAAACTGGGGCCAAGGTTGGGGTATCAATTATTTCGTAAACCGAAAAAAGCTGGTATTTCAGAACGGTAACCTTCCCGGATTCGCGACCTTCATCATCCTCATTCCCGAGGATGATGTCACCCTGATTATGCTTGCCAATGTCGACGATACATCAGATATGACCACCCTGGAGCCAATGGTCAAAGATTTACTGTTTATTACGTACGGTATGCCTTACCAACTGCCAGTTAGTTTTAAAACGGTTCATGTTAGCGAAACCCTGTTAGCGCAATATGTAGGCAAGTACCAGCTTGATCCGAAGCGAATTTTAGCGATTACGTTCGAGCAGAAAAGGCTATTTCTACAAGTAACAGGCCAGGAGCGATTTGAGATTTTCCCATCCAGCGAAACCGACTTTTTCCTTAAGGTCGTCAACGCGCAACTGACTTTCCAGAAAGATGCTAACGGACGAGTTACCCAGGTCGTCGTTCATCAAAATGGAGACCTGGTGGCGAAACGATTGTAA
- a CDS encoding rod shape-determining protein, producing the protein MGLFNFLTSDIAIDLGTANTLIIQNDRIVVDEPSIIAMDKISGKVMAIGHKAMQMHGKTNENIKTIRPLKDGVIADFTAAELMIRGMVKMLETGSKLFSPSHRMVVCIPSGITEVEKRAVKDSCEHAGAKEVYLVYEPIAAAIGIGIDITQPNGTMIIDIGGGTTEIAVIALSGIVCEQSIRIAGDVFTRDIVDYMRREHNLLIGERSAEQIKMQVGSALPELANPPADYEIRGRDLMTGIPKEIKVTYSEIAYCLDKSIAKIEEATMKALEMAPPELSADIFTNGIHLTGGGALLHGLDQRLASKTKLPIHVADDPLKAVVKGTGEVIKNLEMYQSVLIR; encoded by the coding sequence ATGGGACTTTTTAATTTTTTAACCAGTGACATTGCCATTGATCTGGGCACGGCCAATACCTTGATTATTCAGAATGATCGGATTGTAGTCGACGAACCTTCTATTATTGCCATGGACAAGATCTCCGGGAAGGTGATGGCCATTGGGCATAAGGCCATGCAAATGCATGGAAAAACCAACGAGAATATTAAAACCATTCGCCCCCTGAAAGATGGGGTGATTGCCGATTTTACAGCCGCCGAACTGATGATTCGGGGAATGGTGAAAATGCTGGAAACAGGTAGTAAGCTATTCTCCCCCTCTCACCGAATGGTTGTGTGCATTCCATCCGGTATTACTGAAGTAGAGAAACGAGCCGTAAAAGACTCCTGCGAACACGCTGGGGCCAAAGAAGTCTATCTGGTGTATGAACCTATTGCGGCTGCTATCGGCATAGGCATTGACATTACGCAACCCAACGGCACGATGATCATCGACATTGGGGGCGGCACCACGGAAATTGCCGTGATTGCGCTATCAGGAATCGTTTGTGAACAATCCATCCGCATTGCGGGCGACGTCTTCACTCGCGACATTGTCGATTACATGCGTCGGGAACACAATTTACTCATTGGCGAGCGGTCGGCGGAGCAAATCAAAATGCAGGTTGGCTCGGCTTTACCTGAACTGGCCAATCCACCTGCCGATTACGAAATCCGTGGGCGTGACCTGATGACGGGTATCCCGAAAGAAATTAAGGTAACCTATAGTGAAATTGCTTACTGTCTCGACAAATCCATTGCCAAGATCGAAGAAGCCACGATGAAGGCGCTGGAAATGGCACCACCCGAATTATCAGCCGATATCTTCACCAATGGCATTCACTTAACAGGTGGAGGTGCCTTACTACATGGCCTCGACCAGCGACTAGCCTCTAAGACAAAACTACCCATTCACGTAGCCGACGATCCACTCAAGGCGGTAGTGAAGGGAACAGGGGAGGTGATCAAGAATCTGGAGATGTACCAATCGGTTCTGATTCGCTAA
- a CDS encoding phosphoribosyltransferase family protein, which yields MNTVQSTFILNAEQIHQKIRRIAFQIYENNFEETALLLAGISGEGYVLAEALARELQTIAPFSVELIQLNLDKSQMAQPVVHHDRSAADFTDKVVIIVDDVLYTGRTLAFSLQPFLSVPIRKLQVAVLIDRNHPRYPVAADYKGYELSTTLTEHVDVVLSDQERIGVYLR from the coding sequence ATGAACACCGTCCAGTCAACATTTATCCTGAATGCAGAGCAGATTCACCAGAAAATCAGGCGAATAGCGTTTCAGATTTACGAAAATAACTTTGAAGAGACTGCCCTGCTGCTGGCAGGCATTTCGGGGGAGGGATACGTACTGGCAGAAGCATTGGCACGTGAATTGCAAACAATAGCGCCTTTTTCAGTTGAATTGATTCAACTGAATTTAGATAAGTCGCAGATGGCGCAACCCGTTGTTCATCATGACCGCTCTGCTGCCGACTTCACTGATAAGGTAGTTATAATCGTAGACGACGTGTTATATACAGGCCGGACATTGGCCTTTAGCCTGCAGCCATTTCTGAGTGTGCCCATCCGCAAATTACAGGTAGCCGTTCTGATTGATCGTAATCACCCGCGCTACCCAGTTGCCGCCGATTATAAAGGATATGAATTAAGCACCACCTTAACCGAACATGTAGATGTTGTGCTGAGTGATCAGGAGCGAATAGGGGTGTATCTGAGGTGA
- a CDS encoding AraC family transcriptional regulator translates to MTIAPLDLILLLGSLQGFILATLLWTNKKGHRLSNRLLAALIGLLASMSFVVGNPITNRWVIFVLDLIPLIIAMPIGPLVYFYTKSMLDPTFQFGKTERRHFYPTVLDIGSKFIGWVFIIGMLLGFFEQKTGPRWGNVMDEYDMYVDIPRWISATIYLFLARRTLFQYQLAMPNQQAGQLQSMRWLWQFVHVFLAFQVIWFIHLVPYIIPFSRGPLLDRFGWYPIYIPIAILIYWLGFKGYLHTRSESVDKLTTKSTSTELSSQTVEQVINALSSAMEQEKLFLYPDLSVDKLGRHLQLPPKLISAILNQHLHKNFNSFINEYRVEEVKQRLTNPAYEHLTLTGIAFDCGFNSQATFQRTFKQLTGISPGEYVFQQKNSSQIRI, encoded by the coding sequence ATGACCATTGCCCCGCTTGACCTGATCTTATTGCTTGGCTCACTCCAGGGATTTATTCTGGCCACGTTGCTGTGGACAAACAAAAAAGGGCATCGCTTATCGAACCGGTTACTGGCCGCACTCATTGGCTTATTGGCCTCTATGAGTTTTGTGGTAGGGAATCCAATTACGAATCGCTGGGTAATATTCGTGCTGGATTTAATTCCGCTTATTATTGCCATGCCCATTGGGCCGCTCGTTTACTTTTATACAAAGTCGATGCTGGATCCGACTTTTCAATTTGGCAAAACCGAACGACGTCATTTTTATCCAACTGTTCTGGATATAGGCTCGAAATTCATAGGGTGGGTTTTCATTATTGGTATGCTGCTTGGATTTTTTGAGCAGAAAACTGGCCCTCGTTGGGGAAATGTAATGGACGAATACGATATGTATGTTGATATTCCCCGCTGGATTTCGGCTACAATTTATCTGTTCCTGGCTAGACGTACACTTTTTCAGTATCAACTAGCTATGCCAAATCAGCAGGCAGGTCAACTCCAGTCTATGCGCTGGCTCTGGCAGTTTGTTCATGTATTTCTAGCTTTTCAGGTCATCTGGTTTATTCACTTAGTCCCTTATATTATTCCTTTTTCACGCGGTCCTTTACTGGATCGCTTTGGCTGGTATCCAATTTACATTCCCATTGCAATCCTGATTTACTGGTTAGGTTTCAAAGGCTACCTGCATACACGTTCAGAAAGCGTTGATAAATTAACTACTAAGTCAACCAGTACTGAACTCTCTTCCCAAACCGTTGAGCAGGTCATTAACGCGCTATCGAGTGCAATGGAACAGGAAAAGCTCTTTTTATATCCTGATCTAAGTGTCGACAAATTAGGCCGACATCTGCAACTTCCGCCCAAACTGATTTCGGCCATCCTGAACCAGCATCTACACAAGAATTTCAACAGCTTTATTAATGAATACCGGGTCGAAGAAGTCAAGCAACGGCTAACCAATCCGGCTTATGAGCATTTGACCCTTACCGGCATTGCCTTCGATTGTGGCTTCAATTCGCAGGCTACTTTCCAGCGAACCTTCAAGCAACTGACGGGGATATCGCCTGGTGAATACGTATTCCAACAGAAAAACTCCTCTCAAATCAGGATTTGA
- a CDS encoding DEAD/DEAH box helicase, with protein MKVSPLQPFQIVYSLLNHEFLGYLIEAFVVQRNSRGELTLQNQTLSTQNVSEFAKGLDERDFELVKLIDSIQQDTIVKKFNTRKLPAVDFFLKIYDSQKGDKLVQEAIGAYLETIKAKVMALLPGKPFYIMGNDGNPAWQAINWMPEPARVHFHFIRNSDSTHYFPIIRYPIGSRQNGAGEATQSTETERVEFQFKDALMICDEPAYMMVGNRLYHFSKNVDGKKLRPFFTKNHIVIPRNLEQQYYERFVAQLIASYDVYAKGFEIRAEVMAPVPVLTVSEVVQANRPVPVALFQSDSDDVDTMGSEDEHSQRIMFDLAFQYGDFTFRFDNFGPSANVSVEKKNDEYIFHKIRRDQRLERQKLTFLRDAGLDLRQGRLALPKTEAFSWLSNHGRQLEETGFLLRQDAQDTKRYFLGYSSIDVSIQESRDWFDIYANVRFGEFEIPFLKLRKLILNKKHEFTLPNGEVAVIPDAWFTKYSELFGFIEQLDDSDSDDARLVLQKHHLALVQELESDNLATTVISRKLERLRDFEEIEQFPLPHRFRGTLRPYQQAGYDWMNFLRQYRFGGCLADDMGLGKTVMTLAMLQGQKEAGVIEPSLLVMPTSLLYNWELEARKFTPDLRIMVYTGTYRDKNTAQFDDYDLILTSYGIVRIDIDLLSNYRFNYVILDESQAIKNPSSHITKAVRQLNTAFRLILTGTPLENSTLDLWSQMSFINPGLLGSQSFFRNEFQIPIEKRHDDAKTGRLYSLIKPFMLRRNKAQVATDLPEKVESVLYCEMTPDQETQYEEAKSYYRNLILEHIEEEGMAKSQMIVLQGLTKLRQIANHPRMVDADYEGDSGKLDDVLMRLESAMTENHKVLVFSQFIKHLNVVQQYLKEKKIKYAYLDGSTTDRQSQVQLFQTDDSVKLFLISLKAGGLGHNLTAADYVFILDPWWNPAIEAQAVDRAHRIGQQKTVFTYKFIAKNTVEEKILSLQRAKQQLAGSLISTEETFMKSLTREDIMVLLE; from the coding sequence ATGAAAGTTTCGCCTTTGCAACCGTTTCAAATCGTGTATTCGTTGCTGAATCACGAGTTTCTGGGCTATTTAATAGAGGCTTTCGTTGTACAACGTAATAGCCGGGGTGAGCTGACGCTTCAAAATCAAACATTATCGACCCAGAATGTTAGTGAATTTGCCAAAGGCTTAGATGAACGTGATTTTGAACTGGTTAAACTCATCGACAGTATTCAGCAGGATACTATTGTTAAGAAGTTTAATACCCGTAAACTCCCTGCCGTTGATTTTTTTCTGAAAATATATGACTCCCAAAAAGGCGATAAGCTCGTTCAGGAGGCAATAGGGGCCTATTTAGAGACTATAAAAGCGAAGGTAATGGCCCTGCTGCCCGGTAAGCCATTTTATATAATGGGTAACGACGGGAATCCCGCCTGGCAGGCCATCAACTGGATGCCCGAACCAGCACGGGTTCATTTCCATTTCATCCGCAACAGTGATTCGACACACTATTTCCCGATCATTCGTTATCCCATCGGATCGCGTCAAAATGGGGCTGGAGAAGCTACCCAATCCACCGAAACGGAACGCGTCGAGTTTCAGTTTAAGGATGCGCTGATGATTTGCGACGAGCCTGCCTATATGATGGTGGGTAACCGGCTCTATCATTTCAGTAAAAATGTCGATGGTAAAAAGCTGCGGCCCTTCTTCACGAAAAACCACATCGTTATTCCCCGTAACCTCGAACAGCAGTATTACGAGCGGTTTGTTGCACAACTAATTGCCTCATATGACGTATATGCCAAAGGGTTCGAAATTCGGGCTGAGGTGATGGCACCAGTGCCTGTTCTGACCGTTTCGGAAGTTGTGCAGGCAAATCGTCCAGTGCCGGTCGCCCTGTTTCAGTCGGACTCGGATGATGTTGATACGATGGGTAGTGAGGATGAGCATAGTCAGCGGATCATGTTTGATCTGGCGTTTCAATATGGGGATTTTACATTCCGGTTCGATAATTTCGGCCCGTCGGCCAACGTAAGTGTAGAGAAGAAAAACGACGAGTATATTTTTCATAAAATTCGCAGAGATCAGCGCCTAGAGCGGCAAAAGCTGACTTTTCTGCGTGATGCGGGTCTGGACCTACGCCAGGGCCGACTGGCTCTTCCCAAAACGGAGGCTTTTTCGTGGCTATCGAATCATGGCAGGCAGTTAGAGGAAACGGGTTTTCTCCTCAGGCAGGATGCACAGGATACAAAACGGTATTTTCTGGGCTATTCAAGTATTGATGTATCGATTCAGGAGAGCCGCGATTGGTTCGATATTTATGCAAACGTGCGCTTTGGTGAGTTTGAGATCCCTTTCCTGAAACTGCGGAAACTCATCCTGAACAAGAAACACGAGTTCACCCTGCCCAACGGCGAAGTGGCCGTTATTCCGGATGCCTGGTTTACGAAGTATTCAGAATTGTTCGGGTTTATAGAACAGCTCGACGATAGTGATTCGGACGATGCGCGGTTAGTGCTGCAAAAGCACCACCTCGCCCTGGTGCAGGAACTGGAAAGCGATAATCTGGCCACAACCGTGATCAGTCGTAAGCTTGAACGGTTGCGCGATTTTGAGGAAATTGAACAATTCCCGTTGCCGCACCGATTTCGTGGCACCTTGCGACCGTATCAGCAGGCGGGCTATGATTGGATGAATTTCCTGCGGCAATATCGCTTTGGTGGGTGTTTGGCCGATGATATGGGTTTAGGAAAAACCGTTATGACCCTGGCTATGCTCCAGGGCCAAAAGGAAGCTGGCGTTATAGAGCCCAGTTTGCTCGTAATGCCGACATCCTTACTGTATAACTGGGAACTTGAAGCCCGTAAGTTTACGCCTGATCTGCGTATTATGGTATATACGGGTACCTATCGGGATAAAAATACAGCCCAGTTTGATGATTACGACCTGATTCTGACATCCTACGGCATTGTACGGATCGACATTGATCTGTTGAGCAATTACCGATTTAATTATGTTATTCTGGATGAATCTCAGGCGATTAAAAATCCTTCATCGCACATCACCAAAGCCGTTAGGCAGCTCAATACGGCGTTTCGACTCATTCTGACCGGTACCCCGCTCGAAAACAGTACGCTCGATCTTTGGTCGCAAATGTCGTTTATCAATCCCGGCTTGCTGGGTAGCCAATCATTCTTTCGGAATGAGTTTCAGATACCCATCGAGAAGCGTCATGACGATGCTAAAACAGGACGATTGTACAGTCTGATCAAGCCATTCATGCTTCGGCGTAACAAGGCGCAAGTGGCAACAGATTTGCCCGAAAAAGTCGAAAGTGTGCTTTATTGCGAAATGACACCCGACCAGGAAACCCAGTATGAGGAAGCCAAATCCTATTATCGGAACCTGATTCTGGAGCATATTGAAGAGGAAGGAATGGCGAAGTCGCAGATGATTGTGCTCCAGGGCCTGACCAAACTCCGGCAGATTGCCAACCACCCCCGTATGGTCGATGCCGATTATGAGGGTGATTCAGGGAAATTAGATGATGTGCTGATGCGCCTGGAGAGCGCTATGACCGAAAATCATAAGGTGCTGGTCTTTAGTCAATTCATTAAGCACCTCAACGTTGTACAGCAGTATCTGAAAGAAAAGAAGATCAAATATGCCTACCTGGATGGTTCAACGACGGATCGACAGAGCCAGGTCCAACTGTTTCAGACCGACGATTCGGTGAAATTATTTCTGATTTCGCTAAAAGCCGGTGGGCTAGGCCATAATCTAACCGCTGCCGATTACGTGTTTATTCTGGATCCCTGGTGGAATCCGGCCATCGAGGCTCAGGCCGTTGACCGGGCGCACCGGATTGGTCAGCAAAAAACGGTGTTCACGTACAAATTCATTGCCAAAAACACCGTCGAAGAAAAGATACTTTCCTTGCAACGTGCCAAGCAACAACTCGCCGGGAGCCTGATTTCAACCGAAGAAACCTTTATGAAGTCGCTTACCCGCGAGGATATTATGGTCTTGCTGGAGTAG
- a CDS encoding low affinity iron permease family protein, with protein sequence MGTQQPAPANSVSKGFFEKFSSAVTKATGSSAAFIIAFLTVIVWAITGPFFHYSENWQLVINTGTTIVTFLMVFLIQKAQNKESMSVQLKLNELIAATKGASNRLVSVENLTEEELQVLQKHYETMAEITKQASDLRQSHSVEEAIKDTAEKLEEDSETGHML encoded by the coding sequence ATGGGAACGCAGCAACCAGCTCCAGCCAACTCTGTCTCAAAAGGCTTTTTTGAGAAATTTTCATCGGCAGTAACCAAAGCAACGGGTAGCTCAGCTGCTTTTATCATAGCCTTTTTAACGGTCATTGTCTGGGCCATAACAGGGCCCTTTTTTCACTATTCGGAGAATTGGCAACTGGTTATCAACACGGGTACAACCATCGTTACGTTCCTGATGGTCTTTTTGATTCAGAAAGCCCAGAATAAAGAGTCGATGTCGGTGCAGTTAAAACTAAACGAACTCATAGCTGCCACAAAGGGCGCCAGTAACCGCCTGGTATCGGTCGAGAACCTGACCGAAGAGGAATTGCAGGTCTTACAAAAGCACTACGAAACGATGGCCGAAATAACCAAACAGGCCTCCGACCTCCGGCAATCGCACTCCGTTGAAGAAGCCATAAAAGATACAGCCGAGAAATTAGAAGAAGATTCAGAAACAGGGCATATGTTGTAA
- the nfi gene encoding deoxyribonuclease V (cleaves DNA at apurinic or apyrimidinic sites), whose protein sequence is MASYQSLHDWNVSPTEAVALQQQLRSQIRIEPLAEPPKTIAGCDISFNKFEETVYAGIVVLQLDTLETIEETGVVSTAPFPYIPGLLSFREIPSLLQAWQKLTIEPDVVMFDGHGTAHPRRIGIASHAGLFLNRPTFGCGKSVLVGKYEEPALERGNWSPMRHYGEVIGAALRTKNKVNPVYVSPGNLIDLQTAIALTLQCDGGYRIPEPTRRAHNLVNALRRGEREGMAG, encoded by the coding sequence ATGGCCAGCTATCAGTCTCTTCACGATTGGAACGTTTCGCCCACCGAAGCCGTCGCATTACAACAGCAATTGCGCTCACAGATACGGATTGAGCCGTTGGCCGAACCACCCAAAACCATTGCGGGCTGCGATATTTCGTTCAATAAGTTTGAAGAAACGGTTTATGCGGGCATTGTAGTACTACAATTAGATACGCTGGAAACTATCGAAGAAACGGGCGTTGTGAGTACGGCACCGTTCCCTTACATTCCGGGCTTACTTTCTTTCCGCGAAATCCCTTCATTGCTCCAGGCCTGGCAGAAACTAACCATCGAACCTGATGTGGTCATGTTCGATGGTCACGGTACTGCCCACCCACGCCGAATTGGGATTGCCTCGCACGCCGGACTGTTCCTGAACCGGCCAACGTTTGGCTGCGGCAAATCGGTACTAGTGGGCAAATATGAAGAACCAGCCCTGGAGCGCGGCAACTGGTCGCCGATGCGACATTATGGGGAAGTTATCGGCGCGGCTTTGCGGACCAAAAATAAAGTCAATCCGGTTTATGTATCACCCGGCAATTTGATTGATTTACAAACAGCTATTGCGCTTACTCTCCAGTGCGACGGTGGCTACCGAATTCCCGAGCCCACGCGACGGGCGCATAATCTGGTGAATGCGTTACGACGGGGTGAGCGGGAAGGTATGGCGGGATAG
- a CDS encoding YcxB family protein — MIVKTKKYALDQKTYINIALRQWVKENWKWGFVPLALILLNVVLNLTKAYPNYWIYIVVVVLTILYVLFWAVQITGIAQMEQSKALFQKYVYEIDSRQILMRINAKEGGILKWSQIDSVIKDKDAYIIFLDNSEAMANVKANWIAKTVTKGLSKAQFLYLPFNIFTSDNDLRFTDALLKRKGLIPGSVTAEAVK; from the coding sequence ATGATTGTTAAGACTAAAAAGTACGCATTAGACCAAAAAACGTACATCAATATCGCCCTGCGTCAATGGGTGAAAGAGAACTGGAAATGGGGATTTGTGCCCCTGGCGCTAATTCTGTTGAACGTTGTTCTGAACCTGACAAAAGCCTATCCCAACTATTGGATTTACATCGTGGTTGTTGTGCTTACAATTCTGTATGTCCTGTTCTGGGCCGTTCAGATTACGGGCATTGCGCAAATGGAGCAAAGTAAGGCGCTGTTTCAGAAGTATGTGTATGAAATTGACAGTCGCCAGATTCTGATGCGCATCAATGCCAAAGAGGGTGGCATTTTGAAATGGAGTCAGATTGATAGCGTTATCAAAGACAAAGACGCTTATATCATTTTCCTTGATAATTCAGAAGCCATGGCAAATGTGAAAGCAAACTGGATTGCTAAAACTGTTACGAAGGGATTATCCAAAGCGCAATTTCTATACCTGCCATTCAATATCTTCACCAGCGATAACGATCTGCGGTTCACGGATGCGCTCCTGAAACGCAAAGGATTGATTCCCGGCAGCGTTACCGCCGAAGCGGTAAAATAG
- a CDS encoding S41 family peptidase, protein MKFIYSLLLFLITCSLQAQPQTDSLKTKILQPADMQADFRYLRRLLEETHPGLYRYTPKAAMQTRLDSLGNTFTKPLPFYDFYRTIEALIADIRCAHTYSLPAKDWEQPFNRQWKTFPLFLFPIQNRSYVLFNGTPNEAIKPGFELLSINGQSMDRIRQILYRYHWDDGYIQTSKQAALQGQLFTLFYYWFVDQPDTFTLTFKTLSGDTIQAIVPAQPFGTSLRFYKKNGVNKQMMAWYNKKQKHPWRLSFLKEPAQTAYLRLDAFGGEGATSNETAVVRFREFMDKSLAKMEKKHTQNLILDLNNNSGGWDSQGIELFTYLMKSDTAVAYYTRQHSITDNSDSEFIQFSDLSEADRKNIKNELIPEPDGTFTLKQGDAGGQPKRYAPKPNRFRGRVYICMNGRSASTASEFLAVAHANKVGVFIGEESGGAYEGGNGGSFVHLELPHSKIYVGTPLVYYNNAVGDIATKGRGTMPDYEVSIRIDDVLTHTSSILEFVKKLIREQDK, encoded by the coding sequence ATGAAATTCATCTATAGTCTCTTACTTTTCCTTATTACCTGCTCACTCCAAGCTCAGCCACAAACCGATTCTTTAAAAACCAAAATCCTGCAACCGGCCGATATGCAGGCCGATTTCCGCTACCTCCGCCGACTGCTGGAAGAAACACATCCGGGTTTGTATCGCTACACGCCCAAAGCGGCCATGCAAACCAGGCTGGATAGCCTTGGAAACACGTTTACCAAACCTCTCCCCTTCTACGATTTTTACCGAACAATTGAAGCACTCATTGCCGACATTCGCTGCGCGCATACCTATTCACTTCCCGCAAAAGACTGGGAACAGCCATTCAATCGTCAGTGGAAAACATTTCCGCTTTTCCTATTTCCCATTCAGAACCGCTCGTATGTGTTGTTCAATGGAACGCCTAATGAAGCCATCAAGCCCGGCTTTGAACTTCTGAGTATCAACGGGCAATCAATGGATCGTATCCGGCAGATTCTTTATCGGTATCACTGGGACGATGGGTATATCCAAACGTCGAAACAGGCGGCCTTACAAGGGCAATTGTTTACGCTATTTTACTACTGGTTCGTCGATCAACCCGATACATTTACCCTGACATTCAAGACGTTATCGGGCGATACAATTCAGGCTATTGTTCCGGCGCAACCTTTTGGAACATCGTTACGATTCTACAAGAAGAATGGGGTCAATAAGCAAATGATGGCGTGGTATAACAAGAAACAGAAACACCCCTGGCGCCTATCATTTTTAAAAGAGCCTGCCCAAACTGCCTATTTACGACTTGACGCCTTTGGGGGCGAAGGCGCGACAAGTAACGAAACCGCCGTTGTCCGATTCCGGGAATTTATGGACAAGAGTCTGGCGAAGATGGAAAAGAAACATACCCAGAATCTGATTCTAGACCTCAATAATAATTCGGGGGGATGGGATAGTCAGGGTATCGAACTGTTTACCTATTTGATGAAGTCGGACACGGCAGTTGCTTATTATACCCGCCAGCATAGCATTACCGACAACTCAGATTCGGAGTTCATCCAATTCTCGGATTTGTCGGAGGCTGACCGAAAAAATATTAAAAATGAACTGATTCCTGAACCCGATGGCACGTTTACGCTCAAGCAAGGCGATGCTGGTGGCCAGCCAAAACGGTACGCGCCCAAACCCAATCGATTCCGGGGGCGGGTATACATTTGCATGAATGGACGAAGTGCGTCAACGGCCTCTGAATTTCTGGCCGTAGCCCATGCCAACAAGGTAGGCGTATTTATAGGCGAAGAATCGGGGGGCGCTTACGAAGGGGGCAATGGTGGCAGTTTTGTCCACCTTGAACTACCTCATTCTAAAATTTATGTTGGCACACCGCTCGTGTATTACAACAACGCCGTTGGCGACATTGCCACCAAAGGGCGTGGTACAATGCCGGATTATGAGGTCTCTATTCGTATTGATGATGTGTTAACCCATACAAGCAGTATACTAGAGTTTGTGAAGAAATTGATCCGCGAGCAGGATAAATAG
- a CDS encoding DUF4783 domain-containing protein — MHTFISFIFGLFIWILPGRSTTETDIIQTVGVSLRSGDASGLSARFAKTIELVIDTEKVEFSAVQATHAELILRSFFRKYPPHRFQFVYRGASDRLRYSTGTYETDGQTFSVYVLMRQTPDQHYVINALHFRKE; from the coding sequence ATGCACACGTTTATCAGTTTTATTTTTGGTTTGTTTATCTGGATACTCCCCGGCAGATCTACTACAGAGACCGATATCATACAGACAGTTGGTGTATCGTTACGCAGTGGGGATGCCAGCGGGTTATCAGCCCGTTTTGCGAAAACGATAGAACTGGTCATTGATACCGAAAAGGTTGAATTCTCGGCGGTTCAGGCCACTCATGCCGAACTGATTTTACGATCTTTTTTTCGAAAATACCCTCCTCATCGCTTTCAGTTTGTGTATCGGGGTGCTTCGGATCGGTTACGATACAGTACCGGTACGTACGAAACCGACGGCCAGACATTTTCGGTTTACGTGTTAATGCGCCAGACCCCTGATCAGCACTACGTCATTAATGCCCTACACTTTAGGAAGGAGTAA